In Lotus japonicus ecotype B-129 chromosome 5, LjGifu_v1.2, one genomic interval encodes:
- the LOC130718178 gene encoding NDR1/HIN1-like protein 26, translating into MYGNNDHIPVHHVVGPNQNPKPMKRHHTARYYMQRVQDSLTTQVSKVVCSIFLALLAIVGLVAFITWLSLRPHRPRFFIQEFNMPSLAQNNGFQNAQITFNVTARNSNQNIRVSYESMDGAVFYREQKIGYTPLLSPFIQQPKTTKVLDGVLSGATLTVTNQRWLEFQSDRSDGNVEFRLELTSVIRFKIATWETKRHTMHANCNVGVGPDGSLLSNYKNKRCPVYFS; encoded by the coding sequence ATGTACGGCAACAACGACCACATACCGGTTCACCACGTTGTGGGCCCAAACCAGAACCCAAAGCCCATGAAGCGCCACCACACGGCCCGTTACTACATGCAGCGCGTCCAGGACAGCCTCACCACCCAAGTCTCCAAAGTCGTCTGCTCTATCTTCTTGGCCCTCCTCGCCATCGTGGGCCTGGTTGCCTTCATCACGTGGCTCAGCCTCCGCCCCCACAGGCCCAGGTTCTTTATCCAAGAGTTTAACATGCCGAGCCTGGCCCAAAACAACGGGTTCCAAAATGCCCAGATCACATTCAACGTAACAGCCCGAAACTCCAACCAAAACATTCGGGTCTCCTATGAGTCCATGGATGGGGCGGTTTTTTACCGGGAGCAGAAAATCGGGTACACACCGTTACTTTCTCCGTTTATTCAGCAGCCCAAGACTACCAAGGTGCTTGACGGCGTTCTCAGTGGTGCAACATTGACCGTCACGAATCAGCGTTGGTTGGAGTTCCAGAGCGATAGATCTGACGGTAACGTGGAATTTCGCTTGGAGTTAACGTCTGTGATTAGATTCAAGATTGCCACGTGGGAGACAAAGCGTCACACGATGCACGCCAACTGTAATGTTGGTGTGGGACCCGATGGTTCACTCTTATCCAATTACAAGAACAAGAGGTGCCCCGTTTACTTCTCTTGA